In one Geoglobus acetivorans genomic region, the following are encoded:
- a CDS encoding fumarylacetoacetate hydrolase family protein, producing MIAYGRFIAGGEIIEDYFEIANGKIFLDSSHFSIDDVRFLPPVIPEKIIAVGLNYRDHAEELNMSIPEEPVLFMKSPSSIIGDGDAVILPEKSTRVDYEGELAVVIGERCRDVTVKEAEEVILGYTCFNDVTARDLQQKGWQWGIAKSFDTFSPIGPYIATGIKPDNLKIKTILNGKVVQESNTSHLIFSVFELVSYVSSIMTLKEGDVISTGTPAGVGKLSSGDVVTVEIENIGKLTNHVR from the coding sequence ATGATTGCATACGGGAGGTTTATTGCTGGAGGAGAGATTATCGAGGATTACTTTGAAATTGCTAACGGGAAAATTTTCCTCGATTCGTCACATTTCAGCATCGATGATGTGAGATTTTTACCCCCTGTAATTCCTGAGAAAATAATCGCCGTCGGGCTTAATTACAGAGACCATGCTGAAGAGCTGAACATGAGCATTCCCGAAGAGCCGGTGCTTTTCATGAAATCACCTTCTTCAATAATTGGAGATGGGGATGCAGTAATCCTGCCTGAAAAAAGCACGAGAGTGGATTACGAGGGTGAGCTTGCTGTGGTTATTGGAGAGAGATGCAGGGACGTGACCGTGAAGGAGGCTGAAGAGGTTATTCTCGGATACACATGCTTCAATGACGTAACCGCAAGAGACCTCCAGCAGAAGGGGTGGCAGTGGGGCATTGCCAAATCCTTCGACACCTTCTCACCGATTGGTCCCTACATCGCCACAGGCATAAAGCCTGACAATTTGAAAATAAAAACCATACTCAACGGGAAGGTCGTTCAGGAGTCGAACACATCACACCTCATTTTCAGCGTTTTTGAGCTTGTATCTTACGTGTCATCCATCATGACCCTGAAGGAGGGAGATGTGATATCAACAGGAACTCCCGCAGGTGTTGGAAAGCTCAGCAGTGGAGATGTGGTTACGGTTGAGATTGAAAATATTGGAAAGCTGACAAACCATGTGAGGTGA
- a CDS encoding valine--tRNA ligase, whose protein sequence is MNMEKEYNAHKVEEKWVEQWKDEMYYFDWNSEKPHFIIDTPPPYPTGTFHIGNTLNWCYIDFIARYRRMKGYEVMFPQGWDCHGLPTEVKVEEKYGIKKNDVPRERFRELCVEFTEGNIEKMRKTMRRVGFSIDWSKEYITMYPEYYRKTQVSFVRMYRKGLIYRGEHPVIHCPRCETTIALAEIEYKSGKTKLNYIKFDDDVIIATTRPELIPACVAIAVHPEDERYRDVVGKTVRVPGTGHEVKVIADEDVDPEYGTGMVMICTFGDRQDVRWWKKHRLELRDVLTRDGRLNEKAGKYAGLNVREAREKILEDLEKEGRLIKQEEVDHNVGVCWRCKTPVEIVPEKQWFVKIEKEKILEAARRVKWVPEHMLSRLESWVESMDWDWVISRQRVFATPIPVWYCRNCGEVVVAKEEWLPVDPTRDKPREPCPKCGGNEFDGEDDVLDTWMDSSITSLAITGWPDDQKEYPTHLRPQGHDIIRTWAFYTILRSIALVGEIPWHEIVINGMVLGEDGRKMSKSLGNVISPEEVIEKYGADALRQWAAIGGIMGTDVIFSWKEVVAASRFQQKFWSILRFGMMHLDDYQPDESHRELLRDADRWILSKLNRLIIEVDRSMEEYNFSNALKAIRSFTWYELADNYIEIVKNRLYSGSDEERVPAKYTLHRVLSTLIRLLAPITPFMAEECWQVFSGDGSVHLQRYPEADETLIDENAERKGEMIKEIVEAIRRYKHDNGLALNAPMGRIGIFVKESIDTRDIAGAVNAEVEIVEEMPEIQMGIAEVKPKFSIIGPKFRDRAGAVINAVKQMSEAEILKFINEGRVTLSINGEEYELESEWFEFKFEKSISGKNVDVVETSSAVIIIEKR, encoded by the coding sequence ATGAATATGGAGAAGGAATACAACGCTCATAAGGTCGAGGAGAAATGGGTTGAGCAGTGGAAGGATGAAATGTATTACTTTGACTGGAATTCCGAAAAGCCTCATTTCATCATAGACACACCTCCCCCATACCCCACGGGGACGTTCCACATTGGTAACACCCTCAACTGGTGCTATATTGACTTTATAGCAAGATACAGAAGAATGAAGGGTTATGAGGTCATGTTTCCCCAGGGATGGGACTGTCACGGACTGCCAACCGAGGTGAAGGTTGAGGAGAAATACGGAATCAAGAAAAACGATGTCCCGAGAGAGAGGTTCAGGGAACTGTGCGTGGAGTTTACAGAGGGCAACATTGAGAAAATGAGAAAAACGATGCGCAGGGTGGGGTTCAGCATTGACTGGAGCAAGGAATACATAACCATGTACCCAGAATACTACAGAAAAACGCAGGTAAGCTTCGTAAGAATGTACAGAAAAGGGCTGATCTACAGAGGAGAACACCCCGTGATTCACTGCCCGAGGTGTGAAACCACCATAGCCCTTGCAGAAATCGAGTACAAGAGCGGTAAGACCAAGCTCAACTACATAAAGTTCGATGATGACGTGATCATCGCAACCACCAGACCGGAGCTTATACCGGCGTGTGTTGCAATAGCAGTCCATCCCGAAGACGAGCGCTACAGGGACGTGGTGGGCAAAACCGTGAGAGTGCCCGGAACAGGGCATGAGGTGAAGGTCATTGCCGACGAGGACGTCGATCCGGAATACGGCACCGGAATGGTGATGATATGTACCTTTGGAGACAGACAGGACGTTAGATGGTGGAAGAAGCACAGGCTTGAGCTGAGAGACGTTCTGACAAGAGACGGCAGGCTGAACGAAAAAGCCGGGAAATATGCAGGACTGAACGTCAGGGAAGCGAGAGAGAAGATCCTCGAAGACCTGGAAAAGGAGGGCAGACTGATAAAGCAGGAGGAAGTTGACCATAACGTTGGAGTCTGCTGGAGGTGCAAGACCCCGGTAGAGATTGTGCCTGAAAAACAGTGGTTCGTCAAAATCGAGAAGGAGAAAATACTGGAGGCTGCAAGGAGGGTGAAGTGGGTCCCCGAACACATGCTCTCCAGACTCGAAAGCTGGGTTGAGAGCATGGACTGGGACTGGGTCATTAGCAGGCAGAGAGTTTTCGCAACACCCATTCCCGTATGGTACTGCAGGAACTGCGGGGAGGTTGTTGTTGCAAAGGAGGAGTGGCTGCCCGTAGACCCAACACGAGACAAGCCCAGGGAACCGTGTCCGAAATGCGGTGGAAACGAGTTTGATGGAGAGGATGACGTCCTGGACACCTGGATGGACTCGAGCATAACCTCGCTTGCAATCACCGGGTGGCCGGATGACCAGAAGGAGTACCCCACCCATCTCAGGCCTCAGGGCCATGACATAATCAGAACATGGGCATTCTACACCATACTGAGAAGCATTGCGCTTGTTGGAGAGATACCCTGGCATGAGATCGTGATTAACGGAATGGTACTCGGAGAGGATGGCAGAAAAATGAGCAAGAGTCTCGGAAACGTCATTTCTCCTGAAGAGGTTATAGAAAAGTACGGTGCCGATGCGCTGAGACAGTGGGCAGCGATAGGCGGAATTATGGGAACCGACGTTATCTTCAGCTGGAAGGAGGTCGTCGCAGCTTCGAGATTCCAGCAGAAGTTCTGGAGCATTCTCAGATTCGGAATGATGCACCTCGATGACTACCAGCCTGACGAGTCTCACAGGGAACTGCTGAGAGATGCGGACAGATGGATTCTCTCCAAGCTGAACAGGCTGATCATCGAAGTTGACAGAAGCATGGAGGAGTACAACTTCAGCAATGCCCTGAAAGCAATAAGGAGCTTCACCTGGTACGAGCTTGCGGATAACTACATTGAAATTGTGAAAAACAGGCTGTATTCCGGCAGCGATGAGGAAAGAGTCCCCGCCAAATACACGCTCCACAGGGTCCTTTCCACCCTGATAAGACTGCTCGCTCCGATAACACCCTTTATGGCAGAGGAATGCTGGCAGGTGTTCTCAGGAGACGGCAGCGTGCACCTGCAGAGGTATCCTGAGGCAGATGAAACTCTGATTGACGAAAACGCAGAGAGAAAAGGAGAAATGATAAAAGAGATCGTCGAGGCAATAAGGAGGTACAAGCACGACAATGGGCTTGCCCTGAACGCTCCCATGGGCAGAATCGGAATATTTGTGAAGGAGAGCATCGACACAAGAGATATCGCCGGAGCGGTAAACGCTGAGGTCGAGATCGTTGAGGAGATGCCCGAAATCCAGATGGGAATTGCAGAGGTCAAGCCAAAATTCAGCATAATCGGTCCAAAGTTCAGAGACAGGGCTGGAGCAGTTATAAATGCAGTAAAACAGATGAGCGAGGCAGAAATCCTAAAGTTTATAAATGAGGGACGAGTTACTTTAAGCATAAATGGCGAGGAATACGAGCTGGAAAGCGAGTGGTTCGAGTTCAAATTTGAGAAATCGATAAGCGGCAAAAACGTCGATGTTGTCGAAACATCCTCCGCAGTAATAATAATCGAGAAAAGGTGA
- a CDS encoding helix-turn-helix domain-containing protein — translation MDEEKLRELFSSETTFQNILKCILNLTPSEIEVYLALHEHPNTGVDELAEIIGKDRSGVYRSLHSLMEKGLVEREYRILKHGGYKYLYVPISIDVLKDRLRAELENWFNKLNEVVEKFSLHQAQS, via the coding sequence ATGGATGAGGAAAAGCTCAGAGAGTTGTTTTCCAGTGAAACAACCTTTCAAAATATTTTAAAATGCATTCTAAACCTGACTCCTTCCGAGATAGAGGTGTATCTCGCCCTCCACGAGCATCCGAACACAGGTGTTGATGAGCTTGCAGAGATAATCGGAAAGGACAGGAGTGGAGTCTACAGAAGCCTTCACTCACTTATGGAAAAGGGCCTCGTCGAGAGAGAGTACAGAATACTGAAACACGGAGGATACAAGTATCTCTACGTCCCAATCTCCATCGACGTTCTGAAGGACAGGCTGAGGGCAGAGCTTGAAAACTGGTTCAACAAGCTTAACGAGGTTGTGGAGAAGTTCTCGCTCCATCAGGCTCAGAGCTGA
- a CDS encoding TIM barrel protein — MLFGTAGVPNTSAGRSTADGIRTIRELGLDCMEVQFVRGVRMREDTARNVGLVAESVGVRLSVHAPYYINLNADSEVKVRQSLQRLIDSARIGNLMGARSIVFHPGYYMRRPRDEAYRRIRDALNEVSDVVAELGVVLRPETSGRREQFGELEEILNLCSEVENTLPCIDVSHIHARTMAYNSYEEFSELLEVVESLLGREVLKNLHIHISGIDYGAKGEVRHLNLRESDFRFEEFLKALRDFSAGGLVICESPNLEEDAAMLKELYSQL; from the coding sequence ATGCTCTTCGGAACTGCAGGTGTGCCTAACACCTCTGCAGGGAGAAGCACTGCGGATGGAATCAGGACCATCAGAGAGCTTGGACTGGACTGCATGGAGGTTCAGTTCGTCAGGGGAGTGAGGATGAGGGAGGACACCGCCAGAAACGTCGGTCTGGTGGCGGAATCTGTTGGCGTAAGGCTGAGTGTTCATGCACCCTATTACATTAACCTGAATGCGGACAGCGAGGTTAAGGTGAGGCAGAGCCTTCAGAGGCTCATTGACTCGGCGAGAATCGGGAACCTGATGGGTGCCAGAAGCATAGTTTTTCATCCCGGATACTACATGAGAAGACCGAGAGATGAGGCTTACAGGAGAATCAGGGACGCTCTGAATGAAGTTTCTGACGTTGTTGCAGAGCTGGGTGTGGTTTTGAGGCCGGAGACTTCTGGGAGGCGAGAGCAGTTTGGGGAGCTTGAGGAGATACTCAACCTGTGCTCCGAGGTGGAGAACACGCTTCCGTGTATAGATGTGAGCCACATCCATGCCAGAACCATGGCTTACAACAGCTACGAAGAATTCTCAGAACTGCTGGAGGTTGTGGAATCTCTGCTCGGCAGAGAGGTTCTCAAAAACCTGCACATTCACATAAGCGGGATAGATTATGGTGCGAAGGGTGAGGTCAGACACCTTAACCTGAGAGAATCTGATTTCAGGTTTGAGGAGTTTTTAAAGGCTCTCAGGGACTTTTCTGCAGGTGGGCTGGTTATATGCGAAAGCCCGAATCTTGAAGAAGATGCAGCTATGCTTAAGGAACTGTATTCTCAGCTCTGA
- a CDS encoding Zn-ribbon domain-containing OB-fold protein, which yields MLPRFWRKIKYRYNLVGTKCENCGSIYYPPRNICPECRRKSRMVEVELGEKGRVVTYTVIHDVPESSKLMKPYVVGIVELDSGARVTAQIVEDPERVRIGSRVRAVFRKYGEEGEDGIIYYGTKFVLDE from the coding sequence ATGCTTCCCAGATTCTGGAGGAAGATCAAGTACCGGTACAACCTCGTGGGGACGAAATGTGAGAACTGTGGCAGCATTTACTACCCTCCCAGAAACATCTGTCCGGAGTGCAGGAGAAAGAGCAGGATGGTCGAGGTTGAGCTTGGTGAGAAGGGCAGGGTGGTAACCTACACCGTAATCCACGATGTTCCGGAAAGCAGCAAGCTGATGAAGCCCTATGTGGTCGGAATCGTGGAGCTTGACAGTGGTGCCAGAGTTACCGCTCAGATTGTGGAGGATCCGGAAAGGGTCAGAATAGGGTCGAGAGTGAGGGCGGTCTTCAGAAAGTACGGTGAGGAAGGGGAGGACGGAATAATCTACTACGGCACGAAATTTGTGCTTGATGAGTGA
- a CDS encoding thiolase domain-containing protein: protein MKRVAVIGAGMSRFGELWNMSFRDIVISAGLEALEDANLEGREIEAMYVGNMSAGRFIAQEHVSALIADYSGLASINIPAIRVEAGDASGGVALKEAYIAVASGIHDIVIAAGVEKVTDVGSSSEIMDSSIDKEWEAFNGATLAGLFAMMARLHMHEYGSSEEDLARISVKNHRNAVNNPKAQFRREITVESVLNSPYVAEPLKVLDSAPISDGAAVLILASEDVARKYTDTPVFLDAVVQSSDYLALQNRRDILEMRAVKTATRKALKLAGCSLDDVGVFELHDSFTVTEMLLYENVGIAERGRGHEAIRDGVVEIGGGKPVNPSGGLKACGHAVGATGIRQAVEIVYQLRGDAGKRQVDAEIGMAVNIGGTGATAVASVFRR from the coding sequence TTGAAGAGAGTGGCAGTCATAGGGGCCGGAATGTCGAGATTTGGAGAGCTTTGGAACATGAGTTTCAGAGACATTGTAATCTCCGCAGGTCTTGAGGCTCTCGAAGATGCGAATCTTGAGGGCAGGGAGATCGAGGCGATGTATGTGGGGAACATGAGTGCCGGGAGATTCATAGCCCAGGAACACGTTTCTGCTCTCATTGCAGATTATTCGGGACTTGCGTCCATCAACATTCCTGCAATCAGGGTTGAGGCAGGCGATGCGAGCGGTGGAGTTGCTCTGAAGGAGGCATACATAGCCGTTGCATCGGGCATTCACGACATCGTCATTGCTGCGGGAGTGGAGAAGGTTACGGACGTGGGCTCGTCGAGTGAGATAATGGACTCATCCATAGACAAGGAGTGGGAGGCATTCAACGGCGCAACCCTTGCAGGGCTGTTTGCAATGATGGCGAGACTTCACATGCACGAGTATGGCAGCAGCGAGGAGGATCTCGCCAGAATAAGCGTGAAGAACCACAGAAATGCAGTGAACAATCCCAAAGCACAGTTCAGGAGAGAAATTACTGTTGAAAGCGTTCTCAATTCACCTTACGTTGCCGAACCGCTGAAGGTTCTCGATTCAGCACCGATAAGCGATGGAGCTGCCGTTCTGATACTTGCGAGTGAGGATGTGGCCAGGAAATACACAGATACGCCCGTATTCCTCGATGCGGTTGTTCAGTCCAGCGACTACCTTGCACTGCAGAACCGGAGAGACATTCTCGAGATGAGGGCAGTTAAAACAGCTACAAGAAAGGCACTGAAGCTTGCCGGGTGCAGCCTTGATGATGTGGGAGTTTTCGAGCTTCATGACTCGTTTACTGTTACGGAGATGCTCCTTTATGAGAATGTGGGCATTGCTGAGAGAGGCAGGGGACATGAGGCTATCAGAGATGGCGTGGTTGAAATTGGAGGGGGCAAACCGGTGAACCCATCTGGCGGACTGAAAGCCTGCGGGCATGCTGTGGGTGCCACCGGAATAAGGCAGGCCGTGGAAATCGTCTATCAGCTGAGAGGGGATGCGGGAAAGAGACAGGTTGATGCCGAGATTGGCATGGCCGTGAATATTGGGGGTACAGGAGCAACAGCCGTGGCTTCTGTATTCAGGAGGTGA
- a CDS encoding hydroxymethylglutaryl-CoA synthase: MVGLVSYGTYIPKFRIKVEEIAKIWGENPETIKNGLGVYEKSVPNIDEDAATIAVECAREAVRRADIDRNHIGAVFVGSESHPYAVKPTATIVGEALNLNSFFHAADLEFACKAGTAGIQNCVAMVNAGMIRYGLAIGSDTSQGAPGDPLEYSAAAGGAAFLVGNDSVIAELKDTLSFTTDTPDFWRREGQPYPSHGGRFTGEPAYFRHVSTAAKRIMERNGLSPEDFSYAVFHMPNGKFPVRVARMLGFTGKQIEQGLVVRYIGNTYSGSSLLGFSAVLDIAKPEDRILLVSFGSGAGSDAFVFEITDNIESMERKPEVWEKIREGVYIDYGTYAKLRRKIRMG; this comes from the coding sequence ATGGTCGGGCTCGTGTCTTACGGGACCTATATTCCGAAATTCAGGATAAAGGTAGAGGAAATAGCGAAGATCTGGGGCGAGAATCCGGAAACAATCAAGAACGGTCTTGGAGTTTACGAGAAGAGCGTCCCGAACATCGATGAGGATGCGGCCACAATAGCTGTTGAATGTGCAAGGGAAGCAGTGAGAAGAGCAGACATCGACAGAAATCACATTGGAGCTGTTTTTGTTGGTTCCGAAAGCCATCCCTACGCCGTAAAGCCCACTGCGACAATAGTTGGTGAAGCCCTGAACCTGAACAGCTTTTTCCATGCCGCAGACCTCGAATTTGCCTGCAAGGCAGGAACCGCAGGAATTCAGAACTGTGTTGCCATGGTGAATGCGGGAATGATCCGGTACGGTCTGGCCATAGGTTCGGACACGAGCCAGGGCGCTCCCGGAGATCCTCTCGAGTACTCCGCAGCGGCGGGAGGTGCTGCGTTTCTCGTCGGAAACGATAGCGTTATAGCAGAGCTTAAGGACACACTCAGCTTCACCACTGACACTCCTGACTTCTGGAGGAGGGAGGGGCAGCCATACCCGAGTCACGGGGGCAGGTTTACGGGAGAACCGGCGTATTTCAGGCATGTGTCCACCGCAGCAAAGCGCATCATGGAAAGGAACGGATTATCGCCGGAGGATTTCAGCTATGCGGTTTTCCACATGCCCAACGGAAAGTTTCCTGTCAGGGTGGCGAGGATGCTGGGCTTTACAGGCAAACAGATAGAGCAGGGTCTCGTGGTCAGATACATAGGCAACACCTATTCCGGTTCATCTCTGCTCGGTTTTTCTGCAGTCCTCGATATCGCAAAGCCGGAAGACAGAATCCTCCTTGTTTCGTTCGGCAGCGGAGCAGGCAGCGACGCATTCGTGTTCGAGATTACTGACAACATCGAAAGCATGGAGAGAAAGCCTGAGGTCTGGGAGAAGATAAGAGAGGGAGTTTACATAGACTACGGCACGTATGCGAAGCTGAGAAGGAAGATAAGGATGGGGTGA
- a CDS encoding helix-turn-helix domain-containing protein, producing the protein MELIARRFAEIIAGNIVFSENYGEAIKKWRALFEVSQKELAERLGITPSVISDYEAGRRKSPGMSFIKKLVESLLDIDRERGWKTVSRYKDLLGVEFDVIQDITEYSGPVPSKRLADIIDGELITDFGRMAMGHTVVDSLRAILSLSSYDFYKLYGLTSERALIFTGVTTGRSPMVAVRVANLKPSVVVLNPINGGKVDRLAVRIAEIEGIDLIASDVERGELVERLKELEV; encoded by the coding sequence ATGGAACTGATAGCCAGACGATTTGCAGAGATCATTGCTGGAAATATAGTTTTTTCTGAAAATTATGGTGAAGCGATAAAAAAGTGGAGGGCACTGTTCGAAGTCTCCCAGAAAGAACTTGCAGAAAGGCTTGGCATAACTCCATCCGTTATAAGCGATTATGAGGCTGGAAGAAGAAAATCTCCCGGTATGAGTTTTATCAAAAAGCTTGTTGAATCTCTCCTTGACATAGACAGGGAGAGGGGCTGGAAGACCGTTTCCAGGTATAAGGATTTGCTGGGTGTGGAGTTTGATGTTATTCAGGACATTACGGAGTACTCCGGGCCGGTGCCGTCAAAGAGGCTCGCCGATATCATTGATGGTGAGCTGATAACCGACTTTGGCAGAATGGCCATGGGCCATACGGTTGTTGACAGCCTTAGGGCAATACTCTCCCTGAGCAGCTATGACTTTTACAAGCTTTACGGGCTTACGAGCGAAAGGGCTTTGATTTTCACCGGTGTTACCACGGGAAGGTCTCCCATGGTCGCCGTGAGGGTCGCCAACCTCAAACCCTCTGTCGTCGTTCTGAATCCAATTAACGGTGGAAAGGTGGACAGGCTGGCCGTCAGAATTGCTGAAATTGAGGGTATAGATCTGATTGCGAGCGATGTTGAGAGGGGTGAGCTTGTTGAAAGGTTGAAGGAGCTGGAGGTGTGA
- a CDS encoding inositol-3-phosphate synthase → MKIWFIGAYGIVSTTAMAGGKLIEQGRIDNTGLVSSLPQFEGIEKYAPLRFEFGGHEVRKAENAYIAALQHWEQNRHFEKEYLEEVRGELEQIRASKGTAINCGSGVQALGELEVLENEKKTLAEIVEQLEKDLKSFADDDTVVINSASTEPLLNYSEKYHGSLDGFEEMIENDVREHASASILYAYVALKNRIPYGNFTPSAGSSIPALKELAVEKKVPHAGNDGKTGETLVKTTLAPMFAYRNLRVLGWMSYNILGDLDGLVLSHRENKESKVISKDKVLEKIYGYSPFSITQIEYFPSLVDNKTAFDFIHFQGFLGTQMKFYFIWDAIDAIVAAPLTIDIARFLLFAKKKGLYGVIKEMGFFFKSPMDTNNVNTHSQFVELVEWFKENI, encoded by the coding sequence ATGAAAATCTGGTTCATCGGTGCTTATGGTATTGTTTCTACTACTGCAATGGCCGGTGGAAAGCTCATAGAGCAGGGCAGGATTGATAACACGGGACTTGTCAGTTCACTTCCTCAGTTTGAAGGAATAGAAAAATACGCACCTCTCAGATTCGAGTTTGGAGGTCATGAGGTAAGAAAAGCGGAGAATGCCTATATAGCAGCACTCCAGCACTGGGAGCAGAACAGGCACTTTGAGAAAGAATACCTTGAAGAGGTGAGAGGTGAGCTTGAACAGATCAGAGCGAGCAAGGGTACTGCCATTAACTGTGGAAGTGGGGTTCAGGCTCTTGGCGAGCTTGAGGTCCTGGAAAACGAGAAAAAAACCCTCGCGGAAATAGTTGAACAGCTGGAAAAAGACCTCAAATCCTTTGCAGACGATGATACCGTCGTCATCAACTCGGCCTCCACTGAGCCGCTGCTCAACTACAGCGAAAAATATCACGGCTCCCTCGACGGTTTTGAAGAGATGATTGAAAACGATGTCAGGGAGCATGCAAGCGCAAGCATACTCTATGCCTACGTTGCGCTGAAAAACCGCATCCCTTACGGAAACTTCACTCCAAGCGCAGGCTCATCAATCCCCGCACTCAAGGAGCTTGCAGTTGAGAAAAAGGTGCCGCATGCTGGCAACGACGGCAAGACCGGAGAGACGCTGGTAAAAACAACCCTCGCACCCATGTTCGCCTACAGGAACCTGAGGGTTCTGGGATGGATGAGCTACAACATTCTGGGGGACCTCGACGGCCTTGTGCTGAGTCACAGGGAGAACAAGGAGAGCAAGGTCATAAGCAAGGACAAGGTTCTCGAAAAGATTTACGGTTATTCACCATTCAGCATCACCCAGATAGAGTACTTCCCGTCACTGGTCGACAACAAGACTGCCTTCGACTTCATACACTTCCAAGGATTCCTGGGAACGCAGATGAAGTTCTACTTCATCTGGGATGCGATCGATGCCATTGTTGCCGCGCCGCTGACCATAGACATCGCCAGATTTCTGCTATTCGCCAAGAAGAAGGGTCTCTACGGAGTCATAAAAGAAATGGGATTCTTCTTCAAGAGCCCGATGGACACGAACAACGTGAACACACACTCTCAGTTCGTTGAGCTTGTGGAGTGGTTCAAAGAAAACATCTAA
- the tsaA gene encoding tRNA (N6-threonylcarbamoyladenosine(37)-N6)-methyltransferase TrmO, producing MELIPIGEVTEGYPDRKSAPRQGVFGDRISRIKIYDEFADGLEGLERFDRIIVLYWFHLSKRDVLKVEPSWADGVRGVFSIRSPERPNPIGFSVVELLEIENNVLVVRYLDAVTGTPVIDIKPFFDEIDCY from the coding sequence ATGGAACTCATTCCAATAGGGGAAGTAACAGAAGGCTATCCAGACAGAAAGAGCGCTCCGAGACAGGGCGTTTTTGGCGACAGAATATCGAGAATAAAAATCTACGACGAGTTTGCTGACGGTCTGGAGGGACTCGAAAGGTTTGACAGGATAATCGTTCTGTACTGGTTCCACCTTTCTAAGAGAGACGTTTTGAAGGTGGAGCCTTCCTGGGCAGATGGTGTCAGGGGCGTGTTTTCAATAAGGTCCCCCGAAAGACCGAATCCCATTGGATTTTCGGTTGTTGAGCTTCTTGAAATCGAAAATAATGTGCTGGTGGTCAGGTATCTCGACGCGGTAACGGGAACCCCGGTTATTGACATAAAACCGTTTTTTGATGAGATTGATTGCTACTGA
- a CDS encoding AAA family ATPase, with the protein MTGKSRGEVRYVILKPLGYPLKASYHEYPKVDNLKVFDRYAKDQWKGEYIFKGKMLFDVRMFPDFAFEVVNCEPEEGMIGDGTIFLVESKSNDITTELVVDVKLEDVVGQDEAKKKARIILEYLKNPKKFGKWAPKNVLFYGPPGTGKTMTAKALANEAHVPFLSVKSTKLIGEHVGDGARRIHELYERARQLSPCIVFLDEFDSIALDRSYQDLRGDVSEVVNALLTELDGIEMNDGICTIAATNRIDMLDASIRSRFEEEIEFRLPGLEERQKILEKNLSDFPVSVNADLSEIARVTEGFSGRDLVEKVIKASLHRAIVEGKDVLNTEDFIISISRVSKPSKQPPKQMFV; encoded by the coding sequence ATGACTGGCAAGAGTAGAGGAGAGGTCAGATACGTCATACTCAAACCTCTTGGCTATCCGCTCAAGGCGAGCTATCATGAATACCCGAAGGTGGACAACCTGAAGGTATTTGACCGCTATGCTAAGGATCAGTGGAAGGGAGAGTATATCTTTAAGGGAAAGATGCTATTCGACGTTAGAATGTTTCCGGATTTCGCCTTCGAGGTTGTTAACTGCGAGCCGGAAGAGGGTATGATTGGTGACGGCACGATATTTCTCGTGGAGAGCAAATCAAACGATATAACAACCGAGCTTGTTGTGGATGTTAAGCTCGAGGATGTTGTTGGTCAGGATGAAGCGAAGAAAAAGGCAAGGATAATTCTCGAATATCTCAAAAATCCAAAGAAGTTCGGGAAATGGGCTCCAAAGAATGTGCTGTTTTACGGTCCTCCTGGCACGGGAAAGACCATGACAGCCAAAGCCCTCGCAAACGAGGCACACGTTCCGTTTCTCTCTGTCAAATCCACCAAGCTTATTGGAGAGCATGTTGGTGACGGAGCCAGAAGAATTCACGAGCTTTACGAAAGGGCAAGGCAGCTCTCTCCATGCATCGTTTTCCTGGATGAATTTGACAGCATCGCCCTTGACAGAAGCTATCAGGATCTGAGGGGCGATGTGAGCGAGGTTGTTAACGCCCTTCTCACCGAGCTTGATGGGATCGAGATGAACGACGGCATCTGCACGATTGCAGCCACAAACAGGATTGATATGCTTGACGCATCCATTCGAAGCAGATTCGAGGAGGAAATCGAGTTCAGGCTGCCGGGTCTTGAGGAGAGGCAGAAGATACTTGAGAAGAACCTCTCAGACTTTCCGGTTTCGGTCAACGCTGATCTGAGTGAGATAGCGAGGGTCACTGAAGGCTTCTCCGGAAGGGACCTTGTTGAAAAGGTGATCAAGGCCTCCCTCCATCGTGCAATTGTCGAGGGGAAGGACGTGCTGAACACCGAGGACTTCATAATATCCATAAGCAGAGTGTCCAAACCGTCGAAGCAGCCGCCGAAGCAGATGTTTGTTTAA